A genomic segment from Tachysurus fulvidraco isolate hzauxx_2018 chromosome 21, HZAU_PFXX_2.0, whole genome shotgun sequence encodes:
- the ppp1r26 gene encoding protein phosphatase 1 regulatory subunit 26 isoform X2 yields the protein MFLKTVPPVVAVHSEWRSGKSLSLPLCFNDSASDSDFVSSSGTPIPHKVQMIIDSLCSTQSSDMNNEVNSSAQSALNLPKPSCGGQKSCHLDTLARTRRAATDSSKLHAFGSDATEGSDSDDSVDRGIEEAIQEYLKEKVDQKHKREPVEDPIQITKVQEEENCMADAPKQVIHSTKVLTSSNTTLKGSKGIQPLGGSKKKKKTIKETPFGKTGAFKDLPAKAPSSSGTSSCLPQVDCTSHSLKIKEEDLMDSSSDDGIEEAIQKFQQKEKERHEGLRCVQLKEVLDSSSDDGIEEAIRNYQQERQKEKEHKPHPKQSCLMDDHIAVKPLKKLAKKKNRKKNAVEPKEIKCASPKPVGLSFSMLPTCCMVAGGDSLCSTRGEEPNIGRQIHSTLTVNTTAELMCAEAILDISKTVMPSAFEPNLELASTPTTETASFLPTGVSLQQFEKSDESSVDSEDGIEQEIRKFLEHKAKLHEQASTTDYPGVSIATKAPQQIKVEEDQSKALRLSFSRKRKRKEEDGINCKQGISGNTLKEEPQPKPQTQSDFSPVTWHTCSSNIVKNSDYAHCSPHHSITEGFTSINKVSSLGTSPSEYFFGSERNYSSEKSSSLDSDEDLDAAIKDLLKTKKKVKKKVRDMKLKARKSQKPIQPGTDTLRKHKSVKEQNLVLASVKPGVIKSSKGLMSISRQDKGAQPKCLKSQKNSKNPKISTKEAQGSGFKMAVYGVQSTHVDEESSSVDSDDSIEQEIRRFLAEKAKGSSTSVTTQKQDNAAGAEETAFNTIGEKNVKIEQLYTKSSDLPRSSLSMDLSQKEQTQGIPLNIKGPPSSFASCCTLEEDSKGDQLHERTLHECKDISLETDKDWAQKVTGKFTDRTDSETLVINVTDPQDPKSAAQHQNLFLMKHDHCSIGSAREKSTEDLSSSLQNRSRIPLIEAISTVCPSPPPIEKHFLSSSSQTLMVAKKDCQEGPAESRSDSIDLYSWERKGQWDQPPNLTSNTRHASSNPAHLSRHLPHYPSHLSCVPLPLAISQPRAGASLVHLRRDQPSVVALSAHKSTHLQLRNTQKDTRKTSEGKEEESERCIDETDVDSGEEKTDRRQQQCSQDAVY from the coding sequence ATGTTTCTGAAAACGGTTCCTCCTGTGGTGGCAGTTCACTCAGAATGGAGGTCCGGTAAGAGCTTGAGCCTGCCACTTTGCTTCAATGATAGTGCTTCAGACAGTGACTTTGTATCTTCTAGCGGAACCCCCATCCCGCACAAAGTCCAGATGATCATTGACAGCCTTTGCAGCACACAGTCCTCAGATATGAACAATGAGGTCAACTCTAGTGCTCAGTCTGCCCTCAACCTGCCCAAGCCATCATGTGGTGGCCAGAAGTCTTGTCACTTGGACACGCTAGCAAGGACTCGACGAGCAGCGACAGACAGCAGTAAGCTTCATGCATTTGGCTCTGATGCCACTGAAGGTTCAGATAGCGATGATTCTGTAGATCGAGGGATTGAGGAGGCCATTCAGGAGTACCTGAAAGAAAAAGTGGACCAAAAGCATAAAAGGGAGCCGGTGGAGGACCCAATACAGATAACGAAAGTTCAAGAGGAAGAAAATTGTATGGCAGATGCACCTAAACAGGTCATACATTCCACCAAGGTGCTAACTAGTAGCAACACTACCCTGAAAGGTTCAAAAGGAATCCAGCCATTGGGAGGCtcgaagaaaaagaagaaaacgaTCAAAGAGACCCCGTTTGGAAAAACAGGAGCCTTTAAAGATTTGCCTGCAAAAGCTCCATCTTCCTCTGGAACATCTTCCTGTTTGCCACAAGTGGATTGTACTTCACATTCACTCAAAATTAAAGAGGAAGATTTAATGGATTCAAGCAGTGATGATGGGATTGAAGAAGCCATACAGAAGTTTCAGCAAAAAGAGAAGGAGCGTCATGAGGGCTTGAGGTGTGTTCAGCTGAAGGAAGTGCTGGACTCTAGTAGTGATGATGGCATTGAAGAGGCAATAAGAAACTACCAACAGGAAAGGCAAAAGGAAAAGGAACACAAACCTCACCCAAAGCAAAGTTGTTTGATGGATGATCACATTGCTGTTAAGCCTCTTAAAAAACTAGctaagaagaagaacagaaagaaaaatgcagtGGAACCTAAAGAAATTAAGTGTGCCTCTCCTAAACCTGTAGGCCTCTCTTTCAGCATGCTGCCTACATGTTGTATGGTGGCAGGTGGAGATTCATTGTGCTCCACTAGAGGTGAAGAGCCAAATATTGGACGGCAAATTCATTCTACACTCACGGTCAACACCACTGCTGAGCTGATGTGTGCTGAGGCCATCTTGGACATCTCCAAAACTGTCATGCCTTCAGCATTTGAGCCCAACTTGGAGCTGGCCAGTACCCCGACAACAGAGACTGCATCTTTCCTTCCCACTGGTGTTTCACTGCAGCAATTTGAAAAAAGTGATGAGAGCTCTGTGGACAGTGAGGATGGAATTGAGCAAGAGATTCGTAAATTTCTGGAGCATAAAGCAAAGTTGCATGAACAGGCATCCACAACTGACTACCCTGGAGTATCCATAGCCACTAAAGCTCCTCAACAGATTAAGGTGGAGGAGGATCAGAGCAAAGCACTAAGGCTCTCCTTTTCACGTAAAAGGAAACGGAAAGAAGAAGATGGCATAAATTGTAAACAAGGAATTTCTGGTAATACATTGAAAGAGGAGCCTCAACCCAAACCCCAAACCCAGAGTGATTTCTCTCCTGTTACATGGCACACTTGTAGCTCAAATATTGTAAAGAATAGTGACTATGCACATTGCTCTCCCCATCACAGCATTACAGAAGGATTCACATCCATAAACAAGGTTTCTAGCCTTGGAACCAGTCCCTCAGAGTATTTTTTTGGCTCTGAGAGGAACTACAGCAGTGAAAAGAGTAGCTCTTTGGACAGTGATGAGGATCTTGATGCAGCAATTAAAGATTTGCTCAAGACGAAGAAAAAGGTGAAAAAGAAAGTCAGGGACATGAAACTTAAGGCACGAAAGAGCCAGAAACCCATCCAACCAGGTACGGACACCTTGAGAAAACACAAATCTGTCAAGGAACAAAATTTGGTTCTTGCATCTGTGAAACCTGGTGTTATAAAAAGCAGCAAAGGGCTGATGAGCATATCCAGACAGGACAAAGGAGCTCAACCTAAATGTTTGAAGTCACAGAAAAATAGCAAAAATCCTAAAATCTCCACAAAGGAAGCTCAGGGCTCTGGATTCAAGATGGCAGTCTATGGAGTCCAATCTACACATGTTGATGAGGAGAGCAGCTCAGTGGACAGCGATGACAGCATTGAGCAAGAGATTCGTCGGTTCTTGGCTGAGAAAGCAAAAGGGTCTTCTACATCAGTGACTACCCAGAAGCAGGATAATGCTGCAGGTGCAGAAGAAACTGCCTTCAATACAATTGGAgagaaaaatgttaaaatagaGCAGCTTTATACAAAGTCTTCTGATCTTCCAAGATCTTCATTGAGCATGGACCTAAGTCAGAAAGAGCAAACACAGGGCATTCCCCTGAACATTAAGGGACCACCTTCATCATTTGCCAGCTGCTGCACTTTGGAAGAGGACAGTAAGGGTGATCAGTTGCATGAGAGAACTTTGCATGAGTGCAAGGATATCAGCTTAGAAACTGACAAAGACTGGGCTCAAAAAGTAACAGGAAAGTTCACAGACAGAACAGATTCTGAAACACTCGTTATTAATGTAACTGATCCACAGGATCCCAAGAGTGCTGCACAGCACCAGAACCTGTTTCTGATGAAGCATGATCACTGCAGTATAGGTTCAGCAAGGGAAAAATCTACAGAAGACCTGTCAAGCAGTTTGCAGAACAGGAGTAGAATTCCTCTTATAGAGGCTATTAGCACTGTGtgtccctctccccctccaatAGAAAAACACTTTCTTAGTTCCTCTTCACAGACTCTTATGGTTGCCAAGAAAGATTGCCAGGAAGGTCCTGCTGAGAGCAGGTCCGATTCAATCGATCTGTACAGTTGGGAAAGGAAAGGACAATGGGACCAACCTCCTAATCTGACCTCTAACACCAGACATGCATCCTCAAACCCTGCACACCTATCTAGGCACCTGCCTCATTACCCCTCTCACCTTTCATGCGTCCCTCTACCCCTTGCCATATCCCAGCCACGTGCAGGTGCTAGCTTGGTCCACCTGCGCAGAGATCAGCCCTCAGTTGTAGCTCTGTCAGCTCACAAGTCCACTCACCTGCAGCTTAGAAATACACAGAAAGATACCAGAAAAACCAGTGAAGGGAAAGAGGAAGAGTCGGAAAGGTGCATAGATGAGACAGATGTAGACTCAGGTGAAGAGAAGACAGATAGGAGACAGCAGCAATGCAGCCA
- the ppp1r26 gene encoding protein phosphatase 1 regulatory subunit 26 isoform X1, with amino-acid sequence MFLKTVPPVVAVHSEWRSGKSLSLPLCFNDSASDSDFVSSSGTPIPHKVQMIIDSLCSTQSSDMNNEVNSSAQSALNLPKPSCGGQKSCHLDTLARTRRAATDSSKLHAFGSDATEGSDSDDSVDRGIEEAIQEYLKEKVDQKHKREPVEDPIQITKVQEEENCMADAPKQVIHSTKVLTSSNTTLKGSKGIQPLGGSKKKKKTIKETPFGKTGAFKDLPAKAPSSSGTSSCLPQVDCTSHSLKIKEEDLMDSSSDDGIEEAIQKFQQKEKERHEGLRCVQLKEVLDSSSDDGIEEAIRNYQQERQKEKEHKPHPKQSCLMDDHIAVKPLKKLAKKKNRKKNAVEPKEIKCASPKPVGLSFSMLPTCCMVAGGDSLCSTRGEEPNIGRQIHSTLTVNTTAELMCAEAILDISKTVMPSAFEPNLELASTPTTETASFLPTGVSLQQFEKSDESSVDSEDGIEQEIRKFLEHKAKLHEQASTTDYPGVSIATKAPQQIKVEEDQSKALRLSFSRKRKRKEEDGINCKQGISGNTLKEEPQPKPQTQSDFSPVTWHTCSSNIVKNSDYAHCSPHHSITEGFTSINKVSSLGTSPSEYFFGSERNYSSEKSSSLDSDEDLDAAIKDLLKTKKKVKKKVRDMKLKARKSQKPIQPGTDTLRKHKSVKEQNLVLASVKPGVIKSSKGLMSISRQDKGAQPKCLKSQKNSKNPKISTKEAQGSGFKMAVYGVQSTHVDEESSSVDSDDSIEQEIRRFLAEKAKGSSTSVTTQKQDNAAGAEETAFNTIGEKNVKIEQLYTKSSDLPRSSLSMDLSQKEQTQGIPLNIKGPPSSFASCCTLEEDSKGDQLHERTLHECKDISLETDKDWAQKVTGKFTDRTDSETLVINVTDPQDPKSAAQHQNLFLMKHDHCSIGSAREKSTEDLSSSLQNRSRIPLIEAISTVCPSPPPIEKHFLSSSSQTLMVAKKDCQEGPAESRSDSIDLYSWERKGQWDQPPNLTSNTRHASSNPAHLSRHLPHYPSHLSCVPLPLAISQPRAGASLVHLRRDQPSVVALSAHKSTHLQLRNTQKDTRKTSEGKEEESERCIDETDVDSGEEKTDRRQQQCSQSWSTCIDPGVLLSPYIALNSEERSQKFRHNKQRCSVLKAARRKLQFVFSSATMKSL; translated from the coding sequence ATGTTTCTGAAAACGGTTCCTCCTGTGGTGGCAGTTCACTCAGAATGGAGGTCCGGTAAGAGCTTGAGCCTGCCACTTTGCTTCAATGATAGTGCTTCAGACAGTGACTTTGTATCTTCTAGCGGAACCCCCATCCCGCACAAAGTCCAGATGATCATTGACAGCCTTTGCAGCACACAGTCCTCAGATATGAACAATGAGGTCAACTCTAGTGCTCAGTCTGCCCTCAACCTGCCCAAGCCATCATGTGGTGGCCAGAAGTCTTGTCACTTGGACACGCTAGCAAGGACTCGACGAGCAGCGACAGACAGCAGTAAGCTTCATGCATTTGGCTCTGATGCCACTGAAGGTTCAGATAGCGATGATTCTGTAGATCGAGGGATTGAGGAGGCCATTCAGGAGTACCTGAAAGAAAAAGTGGACCAAAAGCATAAAAGGGAGCCGGTGGAGGACCCAATACAGATAACGAAAGTTCAAGAGGAAGAAAATTGTATGGCAGATGCACCTAAACAGGTCATACATTCCACCAAGGTGCTAACTAGTAGCAACACTACCCTGAAAGGTTCAAAAGGAATCCAGCCATTGGGAGGCtcgaagaaaaagaagaaaacgaTCAAAGAGACCCCGTTTGGAAAAACAGGAGCCTTTAAAGATTTGCCTGCAAAAGCTCCATCTTCCTCTGGAACATCTTCCTGTTTGCCACAAGTGGATTGTACTTCACATTCACTCAAAATTAAAGAGGAAGATTTAATGGATTCAAGCAGTGATGATGGGATTGAAGAAGCCATACAGAAGTTTCAGCAAAAAGAGAAGGAGCGTCATGAGGGCTTGAGGTGTGTTCAGCTGAAGGAAGTGCTGGACTCTAGTAGTGATGATGGCATTGAAGAGGCAATAAGAAACTACCAACAGGAAAGGCAAAAGGAAAAGGAACACAAACCTCACCCAAAGCAAAGTTGTTTGATGGATGATCACATTGCTGTTAAGCCTCTTAAAAAACTAGctaagaagaagaacagaaagaaaaatgcagtGGAACCTAAAGAAATTAAGTGTGCCTCTCCTAAACCTGTAGGCCTCTCTTTCAGCATGCTGCCTACATGTTGTATGGTGGCAGGTGGAGATTCATTGTGCTCCACTAGAGGTGAAGAGCCAAATATTGGACGGCAAATTCATTCTACACTCACGGTCAACACCACTGCTGAGCTGATGTGTGCTGAGGCCATCTTGGACATCTCCAAAACTGTCATGCCTTCAGCATTTGAGCCCAACTTGGAGCTGGCCAGTACCCCGACAACAGAGACTGCATCTTTCCTTCCCACTGGTGTTTCACTGCAGCAATTTGAAAAAAGTGATGAGAGCTCTGTGGACAGTGAGGATGGAATTGAGCAAGAGATTCGTAAATTTCTGGAGCATAAAGCAAAGTTGCATGAACAGGCATCCACAACTGACTACCCTGGAGTATCCATAGCCACTAAAGCTCCTCAACAGATTAAGGTGGAGGAGGATCAGAGCAAAGCACTAAGGCTCTCCTTTTCACGTAAAAGGAAACGGAAAGAAGAAGATGGCATAAATTGTAAACAAGGAATTTCTGGTAATACATTGAAAGAGGAGCCTCAACCCAAACCCCAAACCCAGAGTGATTTCTCTCCTGTTACATGGCACACTTGTAGCTCAAATATTGTAAAGAATAGTGACTATGCACATTGCTCTCCCCATCACAGCATTACAGAAGGATTCACATCCATAAACAAGGTTTCTAGCCTTGGAACCAGTCCCTCAGAGTATTTTTTTGGCTCTGAGAGGAACTACAGCAGTGAAAAGAGTAGCTCTTTGGACAGTGATGAGGATCTTGATGCAGCAATTAAAGATTTGCTCAAGACGAAGAAAAAGGTGAAAAAGAAAGTCAGGGACATGAAACTTAAGGCACGAAAGAGCCAGAAACCCATCCAACCAGGTACGGACACCTTGAGAAAACACAAATCTGTCAAGGAACAAAATTTGGTTCTTGCATCTGTGAAACCTGGTGTTATAAAAAGCAGCAAAGGGCTGATGAGCATATCCAGACAGGACAAAGGAGCTCAACCTAAATGTTTGAAGTCACAGAAAAATAGCAAAAATCCTAAAATCTCCACAAAGGAAGCTCAGGGCTCTGGATTCAAGATGGCAGTCTATGGAGTCCAATCTACACATGTTGATGAGGAGAGCAGCTCAGTGGACAGCGATGACAGCATTGAGCAAGAGATTCGTCGGTTCTTGGCTGAGAAAGCAAAAGGGTCTTCTACATCAGTGACTACCCAGAAGCAGGATAATGCTGCAGGTGCAGAAGAAACTGCCTTCAATACAATTGGAgagaaaaatgttaaaatagaGCAGCTTTATACAAAGTCTTCTGATCTTCCAAGATCTTCATTGAGCATGGACCTAAGTCAGAAAGAGCAAACACAGGGCATTCCCCTGAACATTAAGGGACCACCTTCATCATTTGCCAGCTGCTGCACTTTGGAAGAGGACAGTAAGGGTGATCAGTTGCATGAGAGAACTTTGCATGAGTGCAAGGATATCAGCTTAGAAACTGACAAAGACTGGGCTCAAAAAGTAACAGGAAAGTTCACAGACAGAACAGATTCTGAAACACTCGTTATTAATGTAACTGATCCACAGGATCCCAAGAGTGCTGCACAGCACCAGAACCTGTTTCTGATGAAGCATGATCACTGCAGTATAGGTTCAGCAAGGGAAAAATCTACAGAAGACCTGTCAAGCAGTTTGCAGAACAGGAGTAGAATTCCTCTTATAGAGGCTATTAGCACTGTGtgtccctctccccctccaatAGAAAAACACTTTCTTAGTTCCTCTTCACAGACTCTTATGGTTGCCAAGAAAGATTGCCAGGAAGGTCCTGCTGAGAGCAGGTCCGATTCAATCGATCTGTACAGTTGGGAAAGGAAAGGACAATGGGACCAACCTCCTAATCTGACCTCTAACACCAGACATGCATCCTCAAACCCTGCACACCTATCTAGGCACCTGCCTCATTACCCCTCTCACCTTTCATGCGTCCCTCTACCCCTTGCCATATCCCAGCCACGTGCAGGTGCTAGCTTGGTCCACCTGCGCAGAGATCAGCCCTCAGTTGTAGCTCTGTCAGCTCACAAGTCCACTCACCTGCAGCTTAGAAATACACAGAAAGATACCAGAAAAACCAGTGAAGGGAAAGAGGAAGAGTCGGAAAGGTGCATAGATGAGACAGATGTAGACTCAGGTGAAGAGAAGACAGATAGGAGACAGCAGCAATGCAGCCA